The Brassica oleracea var. oleracea cultivar TO1000 chromosome C6, BOL, whole genome shotgun sequence genomic interval AAACATGGACGCTTGTTGAACTTCCTGAAGGATGCAAAGCAATTGGTCTTAAGTGGATTTTTAAGATCAAACGCAATGCGGATGGGAGTATAAGTAAATACAAAGCGAGACTTGTAGCGAAAGGCTATGTTCAACGTCAAGGGATCGATTTTGAGGAAGTCTTTCCTCCAGTGGCTAGAATAGAAACTGTACGTGTGATCATTCACTACAAGAAAACGTGCCCGTAACAACGAACATTTACGACGAANNNNNNNNNNNNNNNNNNNNNNNNNNNNNNNNNNNNNNNNNNNNNNNNNNNNNNNNNNNNNNNNNNNNNNNNNNNNNNNNNNNNNNNNNNNNNNNNNNNNATGGTGTTCAAAAGGCGCTCATTCGTATTGATAATAAGTCTGCAATCACACTCTCGAAGAATCCAATATTTCATGGACGTAGTAAACATATTCACACAAGGTTCCATTTTATTAGAGAGTGTGTTGAGAAAGGTCTGGTGGACGTGGAGCAGGTAGCCGGAAGAGTTCAAAAGGCTAATATTCTAACCAAAGCACTTGGAAAGATTAAGTTTAAAGAGATGAGAGATCTCATTAGAGTTCAAAATGTGTCTGAAGATGACTACAAGCTTAAGAGGGAGAATGTTGACCTAAGCTTGTAGATAGCTTTAGTTATAAGTTATAATTATCCTAATGAGATTAGGTTAGATTGAGAGTTATCTATAAGATATGTTTCCTAATGAGTTTAGGAAAGTTAAAGTAGTATATAAGGAGATGCTATGATTGTGGCATAACTTATGAGTTTGAGTTTGAGTCTTTGAGAAGTAATTAATAAAGTGAGTACTTATTGAGACATTGAGCTTATACTCTTGATTCATAGTGTTACGATTCAATAACCCCTGCTGGTATGCATGATCTGTTAGTTTTTAATCTATTGTATTCCATTATTACCTTTTGGTAAACGGTATTGCGGACTGACTATTTGTTAATTCTCGCTTTCGCTATTAGATCTAAATGTAGTACTCACTGTCTCTAGATAAAACTAATGGAGCTATTAGACTTAACTAAACTTGAACTTGGAGCAAGTGGAAAGGTTTAGCTTTAAAGATTGTTCAGGACTTGAGAAGATCCAAAACAAGACTTGTTACATATCCTCAATGGCCTCTTAAGTTTTTGAAGTAACGTCTTGCTATTGCAGCGACCGGAACACTAAAGGTCTTAAAAATGGATAATCCATGACTACAAATTCTCAAACTAGAAATGAAATATGCTTTACTAAAAAGTCTTAGAAAATATACTTATAGCAAATTTATGGAAAAAGTACGTAATGCAAAATGAAAGATAACACATGATTGAAGAGCATGATGGGACAAGAGACAGCAAACTTAACACCACTCAAAAGAGTTATTTATGATCCAGCATTGTTGTTGCAAGACATTACATGAACACAACTTGAGACCATCATATGTATATTAACATGATTCTTCCAAGTCTCCCGTTCTTCATACATTTTTAACTCATAATTTAGAAACTGGCAATCCTGAAAACCCCAAAGAATATACATTAGAGTTTGAAATAATCTGAGGGCTGAGTATGATGTGCATTACCTAAGGCTTTTGAGTTGACAATGCTTGGGCTAGCATTGGGCGGTGAAGAGTTTTCATTCAAGAAAGGGTCGACCCGGTTAGGGTCACTCAGAATTGGATATCCTTTGATCCTTCCCTGTTAAAAAAACATTTTCAGAAGAAGATGATCACAACTTTTAGTCATTTTAAATCTTATGAAAAGAGGTTTTTGGAGATGAGAATGCATACGAGGACGTTGAGTGCTGCAAGCGTAGCCATTCCTTCACGAGTCCACTGCCATCATCACCATCAGAAGAAAGTTAATAAGACAGTTCTGTTTTATCTATTGTGACAAAGAAACGTTTACAGTTTGGGCAAACCTTGGAAGCAGAAGCAATGTGAGGAACAACAATGGCATTCTTCATATCAGCAAGCCCTGGTTTCATGAAAGGCTCTTCCTCGAACACATCAAGACCAACTCGGAACATCGGGTTCTCCCTCAGATGATCCACCAGGGCTACCTCATCGATCACAGGACCTCTACTGCAGTTCACAAGGATTGCTTCCTGAAAGCAACTTAACTCGATCAGAACAAGAGAAATGATAAAAAAAAAATAGAAAACAAAGTCAACCTTTTTCATCATGGCAAGCCTCTCCTTGTTGACAAGATGGTAAGTGGTTTTGTCCAACACAGGGTGAAGACTTATCTGTTTTTTTATTTTGTTCAGGCAAACACACGTTCAGTTTCTAGCTAAGAGAGATACACATAACAATGTTACTAATATATAAGTTCACTTACCAGATCAGCCTCTCGTAACACCTCCTCCATGGAAGAAGCTCGTTTCCATGTCACAGGTTGTTCCCCATTTGCTTTCAAGAATTGTCCATAAGCTGCCAATGACCATTACCTCAAACATATAAACTTCAAGTAAAAAGTAAAAAGCGTATTGTATAGAGAAACTGTATATATATATATATATACCTGTCACAAACTTCTCAAGACGAGTGGATTGGTAAAGATCAAAGTAGATCAAATTCATCTTGAACCCTTCAACCTGTTCTTGAAATCAAAATGTCAAAAAAGGAAGGTTACAAAATGTCATAGCAAGAGAGCCTTACCATCATTCTAGCATAAGCAGAACCAATACGTCCAGCTCCAATCACTCCCACAGTCTGTCCTTTAAGTAAGTTCCCAACAAACCTACAAGCAGCAAGTAATCATGTTAGCCTCTCATAGACACTCCAAAGACTCTAAACCGGTTTCTTGATTTTGTCTTACAGATGAGGAAGCCATCCTTCATACAAGCCAGCTCTCATGAAACCGTCAGCTTCAACAATCCTTCTTGCGGCAGCAAGGGAAAGCGAAGCAGCTAGCTCGGCTGTAGTCTCAGTCAACACTCCCTGTCCAACTCAACACATAAACACTTGACTTCCAACTAGTTCAGCTATATAAACCGAGAAGAAAAAGAACATTACCGGAGTGTTACCAACGGCGATGCTATACTTATTGGCGGCTTCAACGTCGACGTTGTTGTAACCAACGGCCATGTTACTGAAAGCTTTCCCTCCTGCTTTGCTCAGAGCTGAAAACAGAGTCTCTCCCCAATCTTCCGTCAACTATATAAACAAAACTTAATTTTATTTTTTAAAACATTCATATGTATAATACATAGCACACTTTGTTATTTTTTTTCTGAATACGAGGCAGAAACCGAAACCACAACATATAATATTAGTTTCGTCCAAACGGTCATTCGAACAAGGGACCTCTGACACAATAACAATGGTCCTTCCGAGTTGAGCTAGCGACGTGGTAATATAAATACACACTCTGTCTTCCTCTCTTTCATCTCATTACCTGGCCGATGACTCCATCACACTTGTTTCCAATCAGATCAATGATGTCTTCAACGGACAAGATTGTCTTCTTCAAATGGCATATCTATCATTCAAGAAGACAAGCTTTTAGTATCAAGATTAGTAAATATTCTTGATGAGTTAAAGTTTACCTCGACGCGACAACCTTGGTCGACCAAGAGGTTGATCCAGCGAGTTCCAGGCATCGGTTTCGTGCTGACGACTCTGTACTTCCCATTAGGATTGTACACCTCGATAGCCATAGGTTTCGCCATGGCAGAGAACAGAACAAAGCTTCAAGAAAGAGAGAAAAATGTTTCTGTTGAAAGAATATGGAAACAGAGGTCCTGGCTTTTAATCTCAACCTCAAGTCAGTAGAGAATGTTTGTGGTTTGAAATCGAGATGAAGATCCAACGGTCGGTTTTGCATGGTTATTATCAACGTTTTTTTGTTTTGTTTTTGGTGTGGTTCATAAGTTTGAGGATTATATTGGCCTATGAGCGACGACAAGAACTGATTCTTGTGTTTTATCTGAGTTTGGACCTTACCTTTTGGAACCAGATAATGCTGACATGTTCATTATCCTCACTCACTGTTGCATGAAAACTTTTGAGTTTTGACCAAACATTTCGCAAAAAATGCAACTTTACGAATATTATTATTTATTACACTTATCTAACTAATAATATTTGAGATAAAAAAATTATTTATAA includes:
- the LOC106296704 gene encoding glycerate dehydrogenase HPR, peroxisomal-like: MAKPMAIEVYNPNGKYRVVSTKPMPGTRWINLLVDQGCRVEICHLKKTILSVEDIIDLIGNKCDGVIGQLTEDWGETLFSALSKAGGKAFSNMAVGYNNVDVEAANKYSIAVGNTPGVLTETTAELAASLSLAAARRIVEADGFMRAGLYEGWLPHLFVGNLLKGQTVGVIGAGRIGSAYARMMVEGFKMNLIYFDLYQSTRLEKFVTAYGQFLKANGEQPVTWKRASSMEEVLREADLISLHPVLDKTTYHLVNKERLAMMKKEAILVNCSRGPVIDEVALVDHLRENPMFRVGLDVFEEEPFMKPGLADMKNAIVVPHIASASKWTREGMATLAALNVLGRIKGYPILSDPNRVDPFLNENSSPPNASPSIVNSKALGLPVSKL